From Camelus dromedarius isolate mCamDro1 chromosome 12, mCamDro1.pat, whole genome shotgun sequence, the proteins below share one genomic window:
- the LOC105094899 gene encoding membrane-spanning 4-domains subfamily A member 6A isoform X1 yields MIPQPVTNESVIVLTPSGIYFPSAEKLKPTTQRQASLEKCLKAEIKVLGTVQIMCGVMVLSLGIILASSPFAQYFTQVFSTLLKAAYPFIGALCFILSGSLSVITEKKSTKRLAQSTLVANILSSLSALAGFILLSVKLAALGPAFRLCDLPREELTYHHFYPLNFHETIKDCYLAESVLAGTLSLMLICTVLEFFLAVLAAVAWQKQARSDSPESVLFLPEGHKNKSSTTSKAPFDPDCEELLTP; encoded by the exons ATGATACCACAACCCGTGACCAATGAGAGCGTTATAGTTCTCACACCAAGTGGCATCTACTTCCCCTCAGCAGAGAAACTCAAACCCACCACCCAGAGGCAGGCTAGCCTGGAGAAATGTCTAAAGGCAGAGATCAAAGTTCTTGGG ACTGTCCAGATCATGTGCGGGGTGATGGTGTTGAGTTTGGGAATCATATTGGCCTCTTCTCCCTTCGCTCAGTATTTTACCCAAGTGTTTTCCACCCTGTTGAAAGCTGCTTACCCATTCATAGGAGCCTTGTGT TTTATCCTCTCTGGATCTCTGTCAGTCATCACAGAGAAAAAGTCAACTAAGCGGTTG GCTCAGAGCACCCTGGTTGCAAACATTCTGAGTTCTCTATCTGCTCTAGCTGGTTTCATCCTCCTCTCTGTCAAACTGGCTGCTTTGGGTCCTGCCTTTCGGTTGTGTGACTTACCCAGAGAAGAATTAACATATCATCATTTTTATCCATTAAATTTCCACGAGACTATTAAGGACTGCTACTTGGCTGAATCTGTTCTGGct GGAACTCTGTCTTTGATGCTGATCTGCACAGTGCTGGAGTTTTTCCTAGCTGTGCTCGCTGCTGTGGCTTGGCAGAAACAGGCTCGCTCTGActcccctgag aGTGTACTCTTCCTGCCTGAAGGTCACAAGAATAAATCCAGCACGACCTCAAAGGCACCGTTTGACCCTGATTGTGAAGAATTATTGACgccttag
- the LOC105094899 gene encoding membrane-spanning 4-domains subfamily A member 6A isoform X2, which yields MIPQPVTNESVIVLTPSGIYFPSAEKLKPTTQRQASLEKCLKAEIKVLGTVQIMCGVMVLSLGIILASSPFAQYFTQVFSTLLKAAYPFIGALCAQSTLVANILSSLSALAGFILLSVKLAALGPAFRLCDLPREELTYHHFYPLNFHETIKDCYLAESVLAGTLSLMLICTVLEFFLAVLAAVAWQKQARSDSPESVLFLPEGHKNKSSTTSKAPFDPDCEELLTP from the exons ATGATACCACAACCCGTGACCAATGAGAGCGTTATAGTTCTCACACCAAGTGGCATCTACTTCCCCTCAGCAGAGAAACTCAAACCCACCACCCAGAGGCAGGCTAGCCTGGAGAAATGTCTAAAGGCAGAGATCAAAGTTCTTGGG ACTGTCCAGATCATGTGCGGGGTGATGGTGTTGAGTTTGGGAATCATATTGGCCTCTTCTCCCTTCGCTCAGTATTTTACCCAAGTGTTTTCCACCCTGTTGAAAGCTGCTTACCCATTCATAGGAGCCTTGTGT GCTCAGAGCACCCTGGTTGCAAACATTCTGAGTTCTCTATCTGCTCTAGCTGGTTTCATCCTCCTCTCTGTCAAACTGGCTGCTTTGGGTCCTGCCTTTCGGTTGTGTGACTTACCCAGAGAAGAATTAACATATCATCATTTTTATCCATTAAATTTCCACGAGACTATTAAGGACTGCTACTTGGCTGAATCTGTTCTGGct GGAACTCTGTCTTTGATGCTGATCTGCACAGTGCTGGAGTTTTTCCTAGCTGTGCTCGCTGCTGTGGCTTGGCAGAAACAGGCTCGCTCTGActcccctgag aGTGTACTCTTCCTGCCTGAAGGTCACAAGAATAAATCCAGCACGACCTCAAAGGCACCGTTTGACCCTGATTGTGAAGAATTATTGACgccttag